Proteins from a genomic interval of Medicago truncatula cultivar Jemalong A17 chromosome 3, MtrunA17r5.0-ANR, whole genome shotgun sequence:
- the LOC11440454 gene encoding uncharacterized protein, whose amino-acid sequence MAGISAVIIVISIFLMVLVVADDMSSSSLSSSSSSVIRLPSKVTAEGKNVCAGAVASSWCPVKCFRTDPVCGVDGVTYWCGCAEAACAGVKVGKMGFCEVGSGGSAPLSAQAFLLLHIVWLIVLAFSVFFGLF is encoded by the coding sequence ATGGCCGGAATTTCAGCCGTAATAATCGTCATTTCCATTTTCTTGATGGTGTTGGTGGTGGCAGATGACATGTCGTCGTCATCGTTGTCATCGTCGTCGTCGTCGGTGATACGTTTACCGTCGAAAGTAACCGCAGAAGGGAAGAACGTGTGCGCTGGTGCGGTGGCGTCGTCATGGTGCCCTGTGAAGTGTTTCCGGACGGACCCTGTTTGTGGGGTCGACGGCGTGACGTATTGGTGTGGTTGTGCAGAAGCGGCGTGTGCCGGTGTAAaagttgggaaaatggggtttTGTGAAGTGGGAAGTGGCGGTTCGGCTCCTCTCTCTGCTCAAGCGTTTCTTCTCTTACATATTGTATGGCTTATAGTTCTTGCGTTTTCAGTTTTCTTTggtcttttttaa